TATTGGGTGTCTACTCTGTGTTTTGCCCTAGGGCAGCCACTGGGCTCTGTCTGCTGAGGCTGCCATGATGGCCCAAGTGTGTTGCACCACCTTGGTCCCTAATGAAAACGAtcagaactttctttttaaaatcatattcatAAATTATACTCATTTTGTTAAAAGGACATATCCAAAATCGCTTATCCGAGAGTTCACCAAAATAATATATGTCTATGGCCCTATTAAGAAAAGCGAACTTTGTCAAGGGGAAGAAAGGCTTTCTCTTCAAAAAGACGATAGAATTCCTTGTCTCAAACTCTAACACCTCATTCATAGGAGACTGTGTAGCTGTATAAAATGATGTGACCTTCAACACCTGATCATTAACTTTGGAACTGTCTTCCTACGCATACTTGAAAAGTCCATGTTTTGAATACTAGTTAAATAAAAACTTGAGGTCTTAAAATGTCTCAGTTTCCctgtttttaaattagatttatttCATAGAACAAAGTAGTTCTCCCATAAATAATAACACttcagttggtttttttttaaagcagtaaaaCAGTTAACAGTTTTGTTTATAAAGCTTGCTCTTCActgtaattctttaaaaaacagaaagaaaaaaaaaccctaaagtttcTCAGACTCAGTGGAAAACACAATATAAACATGGAGGGCATGAGCTGAATGGGTCTACGTCAGAGTAGTACCAACTGTGTTATAAGTGTCTCAACCTTGATTCTAGTTGTGTTACTGTCCACCTCTGTATATGCAGTTTCACATTTAGTACATGACCAGCACCCTATTAGCCTCTTCTTAGAGTAGGACCCTGAGAGGAAGTCCATTGAGAAATCACATATTATTTACGATACCAGCTTGAAATTTTAAAGAGTGTCTAATCTTTAACAaggcagaaagaaacaaacattttccCACCAATGAAACGTATCACCATGTAAAGAATATATACTTGGCATTGAAGTGTCCATCTAATTGCAAGATGTGTACCTACACCTTTTTAAAGTGTATGAAAAGCTCCTAATTTTGAAAAAACACCCATGTTGAAGTACCATTGACAGGGCTCAAGTCCAAGGAAAACCTGTGAAGTGATCTTCACTAGAGGAATCAGAACTCGTTTTCTCTGCGATGGAGGCCATCCGCAGCCTCGTTTCGGGTATCCGTTAGCCGTAGGTGCACCTGGCATCCTCCCCGTGCATCCAGAGGCAGACCTGGGCGTACTTGAGGGGCGTGATGCGCACGGCCACGTTGTAGTCCTTCTGAACACCGTTTATGTCCACCCACTGGTGGCCGGAATAGACCGCGATGATTTTGCGTCTCCATCGCTTTTTGTCTGGATCCTTCAgacgcaggtagaccccagagccaGTGGAGCCCGACTCGGCATCGCAGTATTGATAGAGAAGATCGTTGGATTCATCGGACACACTGCAAAACCGGTAGACTAACTGATCGGCCCTGTCGTGATCAAATCCTGAGAAGTGGATCATGCCGCCTGGCAGCTTCTTGATGGTGGGACTGATTCCCAGCTCCATGTATTTCTTTCTGTGAGCACGCTTCAGCTCCAGAAGGGCGTAGTCATAGTCCAAGGCCgcgtctcccctccctcccctagcCCAGCCTTTGGGGATGTGGGTGTTCTTGACCCGGGTCCACTGGAAGGAGGGCATCCCGTCAGCAGCTCTCTGACCCCGAGCAGATTGCTTTCTCCTTCTTCCGGCCTTGCCTCTCTCCTTCGGATTCTCTCTGCTACCCTCTCTTCCATCACCGCCCCTTGcttccctcctgctcctcctagAACTTCTGTGTTTCTTGCCGCTGCCTTTATTTCTCATCTTCAGCAGCCCTACCCTGAGCTTCTTGCTGCCTTTGATGTAGTCGTTTCCATCGTGGACACAATGGGCGGCTGTTAGGACGTGGTTGGGGGAGATGAGGATCCCACTGCAGCCCGTGGAGAGCTTCACGGCCGTATTGAAAGGGAAATTGGTCAAGAATCTCTTGTCCAAGATGCTGAACCTGCTGTCAGTGCCGTACACCTGTCTCTTTCTCCTCACAGGTGCTCCCTGTGCAGTGAGATTTTCATGTGGCTCGGGGACCCAGCCTTGAACTTTCACTCTGGTCAAGGTGCGGGTGCCGTTCTCAAAGACGGTCTCATATGAGAGAGACTCTTCCAGGTCAGCAAGGTTGGGAGCCGGGAGTTCTTTCTGGCATTCGATGCCACACGCTTGATTTAACACCAGCTTACCCTCTGCTTCAAAGGTGGGGCTGGTGAGATGGAAGGTCCTCTCACTGACAAGCCGGggtatttttctcaagtgccacATAAAATCCCGTTCCATTTCAGATCCATCGAGGAGAGTCCACCCAAGGGTGAAAAGTATCAACCAAACTAGCGTCgtttccattttgttcttctgtgttgtcctttaaaatagaaagagaagCTTTATaatggtttcttttaaaatatgttacttATCATTCATTTAGGTCTTGGGTCCTAAAGGTAGCTTCACCACAAATAGGAGCCCATATTTCCACTGTACGTAGATTTTACTGAGATTAGACCAACACCCTAGTAAGTAGGCTCATACAGACGTCCGAAATCAGTAAATTGTTCTCACTCAGACTTCCCTCCACCAGCCCTAATCCCCATgcatcccacccccacctgccgtctccccctccttctcccctctttcAACCCAACACATGGGAGAATAAGGAGGGCTGGCAAACTGGGGTCCTCTGTTGCACAAGCCACACCATCTTCCTGCCAAGGTGTCCTACAACCTTATCTCCAAATGATGTAGAAATAAAGATAACAGCAGATGTCTGGCCCTTGCCCTGAACTCCGCTTCTTAATAAAAGCAGGGATCATAAATTCGTCATCTCTAGAATGTAAATGTCTAGCACAGAGCTCAAAAAAAGCATTCACTGGAATACAGTGAATTTCCCTTAATCACGGCTTGCAGACCAAGCTGATTGATGGGGCAATTAAAATCATAGGATAATATTCTAAAATACTCAGTAGAGCTTTTAGAAGTAAATAAATGGGCTCCTCTGCTATTGACCTGCTTTGATTTTTACAAGCAGAACCCctaatcataaaaagaaaatacacagcaCAGGCCCTTTTATCCGAAAATAAGAAAAACGTACCCGGTACGTTTTTTAAACAAAGTTGTGCTTGGAACTACCACCTAAGCAACGCACCACACAAAAATACTTTATAGTGGCATCTtactttatattaaaattgtAAGAATTTATGGAGCACAGGCGATGGGTATGAATTTGCTGCTTGGGGGAACATGATCATGATGAAACAGAGTCCCTTTCATCCTGGGTCTCTCTGAAAACTGTTTAAATTGTATAATACCTCTTCTATTGTTTACATCTTCTTGCCTTCATTTCCTGCTTCTCTAGGTTCACTGGTATGTCAGTCTCTTCCTAGAACTGATGTTTGTCAGTTGTTGCTTggtgagagtgagggagagaagcGCTCTTTGGAGCAGCAATTTGGAAATTCGTAAGCTATGTTCCAAGTTGTTTTTAACTAAGAGTTAAAATATCCAGGCTTAGCAAATGATCTGCACTGTGTATAAAGCAGAGGCAGTTCAAGGTTAGATTATTCTTACAATACCTTCACGCTCAAGGCTTTCTCATAAGCTTTCTTTGCTtatcaaagaaaagaaagctaataAAGAATGTCAGGAATGGCCCACAAAGCAGGGTACACCCATAAGATCCTGGCAGCTGGCAGGAAAAGCAAAAGTTGTCTCTGATTCAGAGCCGAATATGGGCATCTCTTGACACAACAGAGTTCCTTTCGCCATATACAAGTACAGAATTTTATTAACAAACTAATAACATTCttttgataaaacaaaaacatatacgACATTAACCTCTTTGTTATTGAAACATGATCTATTCATCAAAACATGACAATTAATTTGAATAATCATACATTGGAACACGTTAAGCAAGTTTAGAATAATCTTTACCATGACCTGTCATCAGCAAAATTACGTAGAAGTTTtgcaatttccatttttttccatttgctcaCAGTTGAATGCTAAGTAATGGTGATTCTGGTTAATATTAGTATTGTTTTCTGAATAGCTTGTAGTTTATTTTGGAGACGGGGCATTCTTCTGTAGACTGATGGATATTGTCcaaaaaatcagtaaacaaaGTACTTGAGAAAAAAATCCACACTCATGTCACAATATTTTCTAATCATTACCATGGCAAATTTGACCTTACACAAAGCAGTAATTATATCAGGAATGATTTTGTTGAACCACTTagtattttcttttgttgccttttaTGCAATTTTCATAATGAGTATTTCATCCATTTTATTTAATTGGATTGGAATGACAAAGGCTAACCACTCAGTTAAACTCTACTGAGACCTTGAAATTGTATGTTTAACTGGGTCGTTCCCAAGATGAAAAGTTATgcctttctaaaaacaaaaaaagctaagATCAGAGTTATTTGCTGCCTCTTAGTTTATCAACAGGCCGTAatagatgattttaaaaagatgtatacaTATCTTTTTATCTACTTGATTCTGAGCAAAATTTCAACCAAGGGAGTTTTTTGATGTgggaaacaaaagttttaaaaatcgaTTTTTTTGTTTAGCCCTATGTGATAACAGCTGTTCATTATGTACTTAATATATGATTACAGCAAAGACTGAGAATCAGCCAATTacccacattaaaaaatacacaggaTCACTTTGTATATTTTAACACTTGGTAATAATGATCTGTGCAGTAATAAATGTGTGAAAGGCACTCCTAGGCAAAAGAGAGAACGTCAAAATCATGGTGTTGTGGTATTGCTTCCACAGTTAGGTTTTGGTTTTcggatttgggtttgttttctttttttccagtgttGTTTAATTTAGTCTTGCAAATTTTTAGCTAGTTAGGATTTAGATAGACAGAAtgcaaatattaaattataacagACCAGATGGTATTTTACTATACAAATAATTGACCTAGAATATAAATCTCAAATTTAGAAGTTCCTTTATTCTTTACCAAATAAAACatgtgcccagggcttccctggtggcgcaagtggttgagagtccgcctgccaatgcaggggacgcgggttcgtgccccggtccgggaggatcccacatgccgcggagcggctgggcccgtgagccatggccgctgggcctgcacgtccggagcctgtgctccgcaatgggagaggccacagcagtgagaggcccgcgtaccgcaaaaaaaaaaaaaaaaaaaaaaaaaaaacatgtgccCAGTGCATTAATTCTGTAGTCAGACTTTTAAGAAAGTCCCATgtaatggttagttttatgtgtcaacttgagtgggccacagggtgcccagatatttggtcaaatattattctgggtCTGTCTGGGAGGGTGTCTCTGGATGATATTAACATtcgaattggtagactgagtaaagcagattgctctccctaatgtgggtgggtctcatccacTCAGCTGAAGACCTACATAGAGCAAAAAGGCTGGCCCTCCTGCGAGTAATGGGGAACTCCTGCCTGACTGCTTTGAGCAGGGAAATTGggttttttcctgcctttggattcaaaatgaattttgaatAAGATTTTGTTAGTAAGATTCTGTACTTGTGAGTGGCCAAATAAACTCTGTCACATCAAGGGATTCCCAGCTTGTAGCCCCCAAATCAGCAGTGTCAGCATCCCCTAGGAACTTGGTAAAAATGCTAATTCTCAGGGCCCAACCCAGACCTACTGTTCAAAACTCTCCAGGAGGGGTGTGGGTTCCCAGCTAGGCATGTTGTACACAGCCCTCCTGGCAATTCTTATACTCAGTACAATTTCAGAACCACTGCAGCAGCCAAGGTCCTGGTGTAGCAGCTTAAGCCCCTCCCAGAAGGTGGACTTTGCAGGGATGATTGCTTAACCAGGTTTCAAAGGACCTCTGCTTCATCTCTGTGtacaaaagaaattttttctaAACTTTGCTCTTTTATTATGTTAGCAACTGTTAATCTTGAATGGTTCCgcctttaacagaaaaaaaaaaaaaaaccatactttTACATAAGTGGTTTAATAATACTTCTGCAGAGATTCAAATTCAGTAGGCTTGTATGTAACACCTCTGATGCTACAGATGCTACAGATGCTACAAGAGTGTTAGCTGGCCAGCCCTGTCTGGTGCCCTTTGAGGGACTCGGCCGCAATGCAGCACAGGAATAAAAGCCATGCCAACATCTATCCTTGGGCACGGGAAGGGCAGAGCCTTCTCATATGACCTCAGAATCACAGTAATAAAGGACATGGATTTAGTAAGCCTGTCTAATTTGGCCTGTAATTTCAAATTGGACAAATGTCTCAGGACACTTTCTTTTGGGAAATCTAAGTTTGCCTTGTGGTACAACGTCAATGTAACGTAAATGACAGCCCTTGCTGATAGAGCAAGCCATGGTTCGGTGGATACATCTATAGACGCCTGTCATCCAGAAAGCACTAACTAAAGAGACACGGTCCCAGCTGGTGGAGCAGTCATAGTGTTTTGAAAGCTTTAATGGCCCGTGTCTTCCCTCATTCTCCTCCTTTTTCCTGTCTTGCATGATAATTGTGACCTTCCCTGTCACTTTCCAGACGGCTTGGATTTGGGGCTTCCAATTCCAATTTTGGTTAATGAAAGTGAGCTTGCGGTCACGGCTCTCACCGCGAGTCAATGTACACATAGTTGATTATGGGTTGGACCATGGAGACGAGTGGAAGGGAAGAGAATTGAGGAGGAAGCGAGCACACCAGGATTTATTGATGAATTCTTACTGATGAAGTAGATATTAGTCCACATTTCTACCTGGTCTATACTATTAACAGAAATGACCACCCATAACTACAAGAGATAACTTACTCTTGCTTTTGTTTGGTTGCTTGCTTACGCTTTCTTAGAAATGTGAATGCTGATAGTACTTAGAATATTTGGGTATCTCTACCAGCATAGTGGTTACAAGGGCAGACCAAGGAGTAAGAAGACTTGGGTTCAGTCTCATCTTTACCACTTATTAGGCAACTGAATATGGGTAGTTTATCAAGTTCAATTaagtttccatttcctcatctggaaagtgaAGATAATAGTAACGTCAACTTCATAACGTGATTGTGAGAATTCAATAAGTTGATATATGCAAAGAATTACCACTGAGCCCAGAGCATAGACACAATCAATAATCAGttcttttatagttattattCTACCGTAATGGGTGAATTAATATCACTTTAAAACAATTCATTATATAAGGCAAAGTTATAGCACTTTTAGTTTTCTAGAAAGTCAATTTTacactcaaatatttttatttcaggatAGTTTCTGACACACTCtcaaactccatttttctttgttttgttttttgttcaagGACAGCTTCACTTTCGACACTTCCCAAATGAATGCTTTCCTAATTACTCATTTCTCTGAATATCTGtggctttgtaatatgtttttctCATTGCTATTAAACATTACCCAGCCACAGAACACTTGAATTGCATTTCCCGTGTCTTATGTTCAGCCTGAATCTACCCTAAGAATTCTGGAACTGCAACAGGCCCTCAGCCTAAAAAGAAACAGTCAGTGTCAGAATAATTACTCTAAGGGAGCTATTTACAGTGAAAGAAAAAcctgactttttgtttgtttgtttgtttttttgcggtacgcgggcctctcactgttgtggcgtctcccgttgcggagcacaggctccggacgcacaggctcagcggccatggctcacgggcttagttgctccgcggcatgtgggatcttcccggaccagggcacgaacccatgtctcctgcattggcaggcggattctcaaccactgcgccaccagggaagccctaaaaacctGACTTTTTGAGTGAGTCATCTAGAGTATAGAATTTTACTATGGCATGAGATAATTACATTCTCGGGctcagtttcccttttttttttttttttttttttggtttgtcaccctttaaagtttatattttaacttatgtCAGGCACACGAAAGAAAGATTAGATGATCTTGCTATGTTAAATGTTTTGAATGAACTATTTTTTCTTGTAAATGAACATGAGCTGATTTTCCATCCAGAATCTGCACCAGGTGATAGAGTCACACTTACTTGGGCCATTCTTTTCACCTGGTCCCTTGCAATGGACGGTGAAATAGCTGCCCAAGTTCCTGTGTATAGTATGCTGCCTTGGAACATGATTTTGCATTACTCTGTCAGACACTTTCTGGGGGGCTGATATGGGTCAGGGACCACTCAGATCAATGACCTCATAGGGCCAACACCAACTTCTACCTTAATGTAGATTAGGACACAGAAGTGACTGCATAACCACTGTTGACAACTTGCCTGTCCTTTATGTGGCCATTCATGATCCCAGCTCCTCGCCTCTCCCAGCATCACTGCCTGCACTTCCACACGCGCACGAATGTGAAAACATGTCCCAGCTATCTCCCTCCTCCACTTTCATC
This genomic stretch from Kogia breviceps isolate mKogBre1 chromosome 13, mKogBre1 haplotype 1, whole genome shotgun sequence harbors:
- the PRSS35 gene encoding inactive serine protease 35, translated to METTLVWLILFTLGWTLLDGSEMERDFMWHLRKIPRLVSERTFHLTSPTFEAEGKLVLNQACGIECQKELPAPNLADLEESLSYETVFENGTRTLTRVKVQGWVPEPHENLTAQGAPVRRKRQVYGTDSRFSILDKRFLTNFPFNTAVKLSTGCSGILISPNHVLTAAHCVHDGNDYIKGSKKLRVGLLKMRNKGSGKKHRSSRRSRREARGGDGREGSRENPKERGKAGRRRKQSARGQRAADGMPSFQWTRVKNTHIPKGWARGGRGDAALDYDYALLELKRAHRKKYMELGISPTIKKLPGGMIHFSGFDHDRADQLVYRFCSVSDESNDLLYQYCDAESGSTGSGVYLRLKDPDKKRWRRKIIAVYSGHQWVDINGVQKDYNVAVRITPLKYAQVCLWMHGEDARCTYG